From Paenibacillus graminis:
GCAGCCCCAGCCCGGAAGCGATCTGGCCTTGCGAGTAGCTCTGGGCAGATAAATCCTTAACCTGTAAAATAATCCGGAACTGCCTGGCAATCAGCGAGGCAATCTTGATGGGCTCCTCCCGCTGCTTCAGCAGCTCATAGAGCGTATTGAGCGCCTTGTCGAGGCGCAGATTAGCGATATCCTCCACCAGTGTGAACACATTCTGTTCCGTCCCGCGGTGCACCAGACTCTCAATGGCTACCGCGTCCACAATTCCGCCTTTGCCGGCGAACAGGCACAGCTTGTCCATCTCTGCCGACAGCCCCTGCAGCCCTGTTCCGGCATTCGCTACAAGAACCGCAGCGGCTCCCGGTGCCGCCTCACAGCCCCGGTCACGCACACCCTTTTCGACCCAGCGCAGCAGCTCCTCTGCTCCCAGCGGATTGAATGCCAGCACCGCACCTGCAGATTTGACCGTCTTGACGATTTTTTTGCGTTCATCCAGCTTGTCATTGTTGACCATGAAGACGATCACGCTGAACTCCGCCGGATGCTGCATATAATCGCTGAGAACCTCCACTCGGTGTTCTATCTTGGCACTATCCTTTCCTGCGGTGAACAGAGAGGCATCGCGCACCAGCAGCAGCTTCCGCTCCACCATGAACGGCACAGTCTCCGCTTCCTCCACAACCGCCTGCACCGGCGTCTCGGAAAGATCAAAGGGAATGACTGCAAAATCCCGGTCCTCTTTGGCTATCAGGTGCTCCTCCAGAAAGGCTGCAAATTCATTCATCCGGAATTTCTCGCTCCCGTACAGCACATAGAGCGGCGAAATTTTCCCTTGTCTGATGTCTTTAGCCGCCGCTTTGGCATCCATCACGCCACTTCCTTCTCTTTTCAGTCTCTGATTATTGTAACAAAAAGCGTGGAGCATACAAAGTCTTATATCTGCGCAAAAACGGAGCAACTCCGGCAGCCAAGGCCAAAGTTGCTCCGTTTCCGCGGCGCATCTATATAAACGACGGAAGGAAAAGCTCTAGAAACTTTCCGACC
This genomic window contains:
- the holA gene encoding DNA polymerase III subunit delta encodes the protein MDAKAAAKDIRQGKISPLYVLYGSEKFRMNEFAAFLEEHLIAKEDRDFAVIPFDLSETPVQAVVEEAETVPFMVERKLLLVRDASLFTAGKDSAKIEHRVEVLSDYMQHPAEFSVIVFMVNNDKLDERKKIVKTVKSAGAVLAFNPLGAEELLRWVEKGVRDRGCEAAPGAAAVLVANAGTGLQGLSAEMDKLCLFAGKGGIVDAVAIESLVHRGTEQNVFTLVEDIANLRLDKALNTLYELLKQREEPIKIASLIARQFRIILQVKDLSAQSYSQGQIASGLGLHPYAVKLAGEQAHKFESQRLRQILSFLADLDYQMKTGAIDKVLGLEMFMLRLGA